One Micromonospora sp. WMMD1120 genomic region harbors:
- a CDS encoding XRE family transcriptional regulator — MTETANARKIAFATFVRRALDEARATRAWSGTEVSRRTGVSRQTINRWVRGDWASDPEAERVVAFCEGLGLNPAAAFAALGWDRTAAGPRGDQPAPPMDPDVEALLRRLVDPQVSDAEKFHIRETIRYLAYRPTLPVDVRKRGSQAG; from the coding sequence GTGACCGAGACGGCCAATGCGCGGAAGATCGCCTTCGCCACCTTCGTCCGACGCGCCCTGGACGAGGCACGAGCGACCCGGGCCTGGAGCGGCACCGAGGTGTCCCGACGCACCGGAGTGTCCCGGCAGACCATCAACCGGTGGGTCCGGGGCGACTGGGCCAGCGATCCGGAGGCCGAACGGGTGGTCGCCTTCTGCGAAGGGCTCGGCCTGAACCCGGCCGCCGCCTTCGCCGCGCTGGGCTGGGACCGCACCGCCGCCGGCCCCCGCGGCGACCAACCCGCCCCACCGATGGACCCGGACGTGGAGGCGTTGCTGCGCCGCCTGGTCGACCCGCAGGTATCGGACGCGGAGAAGTTCCACATCCGCGAAACCATTAGATACCTCGCATACCGCCCAACGTTGCCGGTCGATGTCCGAAAAAGAGGCAGTCAGGCCGGGTAG
- a CDS encoding PhoH family protein translates to MTTRRTPAGADQTPAATATTRRATRSRRSATSAPADPKEPRPAGQAFVLDTSVLLSDPAAFHRFAEHEVVLPLVVITELEGKRHHPELGWFARQSLRMLDDLRIRHGRLDTPVPANDAGGTLRVELNHTDDGVLPPGFRNESNDARILSVALNLAAEGREVTLVSKDMPLRVKAASVGLRADEYRHGQASDPTWTGMSEMQLGEEQIGQLYAGEALDLDEAAGLPCHTGLVLHSGRGSALGRVLPDKSVRLVRGDREAFGLHGRSAEQRVALDLLLDESIGIVSLGGRAGTGKSALALCAGLEAVMERRRHKKVIVFRPLYAVGGQELGYLPGSESEKMSPWAQAVFDTLGAVVHENVLEEVTSRGILEVLPLTHIRGRSLHDAFVIVDEAQSLERGVLLTVLSRIGQGSRVVLTHDVAQRDNLRVGRHDGVTAVIEALKGHPLFAHVTLSRSERSPIAAMVTDLLEDIPI, encoded by the coding sequence GTGACGACTCGCCGTACCCCTGCCGGTGCCGACCAGACCCCGGCCGCGACTGCCACGACCCGCCGCGCCACCCGGAGCCGCCGCTCGGCGACCTCCGCGCCGGCCGACCCCAAGGAGCCGCGACCAGCCGGCCAGGCCTTCGTCCTGGACACGTCGGTGCTGCTCTCCGATCCGGCCGCGTTCCACCGGTTCGCGGAGCACGAGGTGGTGCTGCCGCTGGTGGTCATCACCGAGTTGGAGGGCAAGCGGCACCATCCGGAGCTGGGTTGGTTCGCCCGGCAGTCGCTGCGGATGCTGGACGACCTGCGCATCCGACACGGTCGACTGGACACGCCGGTGCCCGCCAACGACGCGGGCGGCACCCTGCGGGTGGAGCTGAACCACACCGACGACGGGGTGCTGCCGCCCGGTTTCCGGAACGAGAGCAACGACGCCCGGATCCTCTCCGTCGCGCTCAACCTCGCCGCCGAGGGGCGGGAGGTGACCCTGGTCAGCAAGGACATGCCGCTGCGCGTCAAGGCGGCCTCGGTCGGCCTGCGCGCCGACGAGTACCGGCACGGCCAGGCCAGCGACCCCACCTGGACGGGCATGTCCGAGATGCAGCTGGGTGAGGAGCAGATCGGCCAGTTGTACGCCGGCGAGGCGCTCGACCTCGACGAGGCGGCCGGCCTGCCCTGCCACACCGGCCTGGTGCTGCACTCGGGTCGGGGCTCGGCGCTCGGCCGGGTGCTGCCGGACAAGTCGGTGCGCCTGGTCCGGGGCGACCGCGAGGCGTTCGGTCTGCACGGCCGGTCGGCCGAGCAGCGGGTCGCACTCGACCTGCTGCTCGACGAGTCGATCGGGATCGTCTCACTGGGCGGCCGGGCCGGCACCGGCAAGTCGGCGCTGGCGCTCTGCGCCGGCCTGGAGGCGGTGATGGAACGTCGCCGGCACAAGAAGGTGATCGTGTTCCGCCCGCTGTACGCCGTGGGTGGTCAGGAGTTGGGCTACCTGCCGGGTTCGGAGTCGGAGAAGATGTCGCCGTGGGCGCAGGCGGTCTTCGACACGCTGGGCGCGGTGGTGCACGAGAACGTGCTGGAGGAGGTCACCTCGCGGGGCATCCTCGAGGTGCTGCCGCTGACCCACATCCGGGGGCGTTCGCTGCACGACGCCTTCGTCATCGTCGACGAGGCCCAGTCGCTGGAGCGCGGCGTGCTGTTGACGGTGCTGTCCCGGATCGGGCAGGGCTCCCGGGTGGTGCTCACGCACGACGTGGCGCAGCGGGACAACCTGCGTGTCGGTCGGCACGACGGGGTGACGGCCGTCATCGAAGCGCTGAAGGGTCATCCGCTCTTCGCGCACGTCACCCTCAGCCGTTCGGAGCGGTCGCCGATCGCGGCGATGGTCACCGACCTGCTGGAGGACATCCCGATCTGA
- a CDS encoding lytic transglycosylase domain-containing protein, translated as MSRLWSRLGARTAAVALLSVGVAGGFYLGENRETQQQAEVEQVSLEVDRADFAYLRERQAAHQVQSSKQRAAEYQAKLRAAQAAKEAAERARKAEEAAASRKRARDAANAAAKPYDGPIPASCAEYSGNRKIGCALMIDKGFGIAEFPCLEKLWTKESGWNHKASNSSSGAYGIPQSLPGSKMASVADDWRTNPATQITWGLGYIKGRYKTPCGAWTYFQNNGHY; from the coding sequence GTGAGTCGGCTGTGGAGCCGGTTGGGTGCCCGTACGGCTGCTGTCGCACTGCTCTCCGTAGGTGTCGCCGGTGGCTTCTACCTGGGCGAGAACCGGGAAACCCAGCAACAGGCCGAGGTCGAACAGGTCAGCCTCGAGGTCGACCGGGCCGATTTCGCGTACCTGCGCGAGCGGCAGGCCGCCCACCAGGTGCAGTCGTCCAAGCAGCGGGCCGCCGAGTACCAGGCCAAGCTGCGCGCGGCACAGGCCGCCAAGGAGGCCGCCGAGCGGGCCCGCAAGGCCGAGGAGGCCGCCGCGTCCCGCAAGCGCGCGCGGGACGCGGCGAACGCGGCGGCCAAGCCGTACGACGGGCCCATCCCGGCGTCCTGCGCCGAGTACAGCGGCAACCGCAAGATCGGCTGTGCGCTGATGATCGACAAGGGCTTCGGCATCGCCGAGTTCCCCTGCCTGGAGAAGCTCTGGACCAAGGAGAGCGGCTGGAACCACAAGGCCAGCAACTCGTCCTCCGGTGCGTACGGCATCCCGCAGTCTTTGCCGGGCAGCAAGATGGCCTCGGTCGCGGACGACTGGCGTACCAACCCGGCCACCCAGATCACCTGGGGGTTGGGCTACATCAAGGGCCGGTACAAGACGCCCTGTGGCGCCTGGACGTACTTCCAGAACAACGGCCACTACTGA
- a CDS encoding rhomboid family intramembrane serine protease — protein sequence MSLHPSSGDPFRFGTEAFYASLGRAFVAMCAVVPFLFLIEAVDQGLAFGLDATAGIIPQRIDGLDGVFFSPFLHHGFDHLYSNSIPLILLGTFVLAAGTRRFLWSTLVIVLVSGLGVWFTGSPNSVVVGASGVIFGYLGILLTRGIIERSWWNFAVFLLVGLLYGWQLVGILPTDERISWQGHLFGLLGGVVAAILFRRRRPTVDGPDYTGSTLSLP from the coding sequence GTGAGCCTGCACCCGTCAAGCGGCGACCCGTTCCGGTTCGGCACCGAGGCGTTCTACGCCTCACTGGGCCGGGCCTTCGTCGCCATGTGCGCGGTGGTCCCGTTCCTCTTCCTCATCGAGGCTGTCGACCAGGGGCTCGCGTTCGGGCTGGACGCCACCGCGGGCATCATCCCGCAGCGCATCGACGGGCTGGACGGGGTCTTCTTCTCCCCGTTCCTGCACCACGGCTTCGACCACCTCTACAGCAACAGCATCCCGCTGATCCTGCTGGGCACCTTCGTGCTGGCCGCCGGCACCCGCCGGTTCCTCTGGTCGACGCTCGTCATCGTCCTGGTCAGCGGGCTCGGTGTGTGGTTCACCGGTTCTCCCAACTCGGTGGTCGTCGGCGCCAGCGGCGTCATCTTCGGATACCTGGGCATCCTGCTCACCCGGGGCATCATCGAGCGCAGTTGGTGGAACTTCGCTGTCTTTTTGCTGGTCGGTCTGCTCTACGGCTGGCAACTGGTCGGCATCCTCCCCACCGACGAGCGGATCTCCTGGCAGGGCCACCTGTTCGGGCTGCTCGGCGGGGTGGTGGCGGCGATCCTGTTCCGCCGGCGGCGACCGACAGTGGACGGCCCCGACTACACCGGTTCCACCCTCAGCCTGCCCTGA
- a CDS encoding NAD(P)/FAD-dependent oxidoreductase: protein MREVDVAVIGAGPAGLFAAYYAGFRGLSVAVIDALPEPGGQVSAMYPEKLILDVAGFPAVKGRDLIANLVAQAAPFGPRYLLGNRAEKLWYADERPVLGLASGEQVSCGAVVVTGGLGSFSPRPLPCADGAPGSGILYFVTEPAELADRDVLIVGGGDSAFDWALTLQPLARSVTLVHRREKFRAHASTVARVLSLPVRVVVNAEVSRLLGDATVTGAEVTVRGGATETLPVDTVVAALGFTADLGPLAEWGLDLDRRHIVVNSAMATNLPRVFAAGDITEYPGKVRLIATGFGEAATAVNNAAVAIDPSAHLFPGHSSDAG from the coding sequence ATGCGTGAGGTCGATGTCGCCGTGATCGGGGCCGGTCCGGCCGGCCTCTTCGCCGCGTACTACGCCGGGTTCCGGGGTCTGTCGGTGGCGGTGATCGACGCGTTGCCGGAGCCGGGCGGGCAGGTCAGCGCCATGTACCCGGAGAAGCTGATCCTGGACGTCGCCGGCTTCCCCGCGGTGAAGGGCCGGGACCTGATCGCCAACCTGGTCGCCCAGGCCGCGCCGTTCGGCCCGCGATACCTGCTCGGCAACCGGGCCGAGAAGCTCTGGTACGCCGACGAGCGGCCGGTGCTCGGCCTGGCCTCGGGTGAGCAGGTCAGCTGCGGCGCGGTGGTGGTCACCGGCGGGCTGGGCAGTTTCAGTCCCCGGCCGCTGCCGTGCGCCGACGGCGCCCCGGGCTCGGGAATCCTCTACTTCGTCACCGAGCCGGCCGAGCTCGCCGACCGGGACGTGCTGATCGTCGGTGGCGGCGACTCCGCCTTCGACTGGGCGTTGACGCTGCAACCGCTGGCCCGCTCGGTGACCCTTGTGCACCGCCGGGAGAAGTTCCGGGCGCACGCCTCGACCGTCGCCCGAGTGCTGTCCCTGCCCGTTCGGGTGGTGGTCAACGCCGAGGTCAGCCGACTGCTCGGCGACGCCACGGTGACCGGCGCCGAGGTGACGGTTCGCGGGGGCGCCACCGAGACGCTGCCCGTCGACACTGTGGTCGCGGCCCTCGGCTTCACCGCCGACCTGGGGCCCCTCGCCGAGTGGGGGCTCGACCTGGACCGTCGGCACATAGTGGTGAACAGCGCGATGGCGACGAACCTGCCGAGGGTCTTCGCGGCCGGCGACATCACCGAATACCCGGGCAAGGTGCGGCTGATCGCCACCGGCTTCGGCGAGGCGGCCACCGCTGTCAACAACGCGGCGGTGGCCATCGACCCGAGCGCCCACCTCTTCCCCGGCCACTCGTCCGACGCCGGCTGA
- a CDS encoding DMT family transporter yields MSATRRITGVALASASGVAVAVQSRINGELGVRLGDGFAAAVVSFGIGLLVLLVLVPATPTGRRGLAATRRALATGTLRPWQCLGGMCGAFLVATQGLTIGSLGVAVFTVAVVAGQSGSSLAVDRAGIGPTGRQPVTRQRLAGAVLTVLAVGLAVGDRLGEPGALALALLPLLAGVGIAWQQAVNGRVRAAADSALTATFVNFAVGTLTLLVAFTADIAVRGLPGGQLPTEPWLYLGGPIGIIFIAIAAAIVRFTGVLLLGLATIAGQIVGAVLLDLLLPTAASHPGLNTLLGAALTMVAVLIAALAPPPAADRNPSEGQRGGG; encoded by the coding sequence CTGTCGGCCACCCGCCGGATCACCGGCGTCGCGCTGGCGTCGGCCTCCGGGGTCGCGGTGGCGGTGCAGTCGCGGATCAACGGCGAGTTGGGGGTACGCCTCGGCGACGGTTTCGCCGCCGCCGTGGTCTCGTTCGGCATCGGCCTGCTCGTCCTGCTGGTGCTGGTGCCGGCGACCCCGACCGGTCGGCGGGGCCTGGCAGCGACCCGGCGCGCCCTGGCGACGGGCACGCTCCGGCCGTGGCAGTGCCTCGGGGGGATGTGCGGGGCCTTCCTGGTCGCCACCCAGGGGTTGACCATCGGCTCCCTGGGCGTGGCGGTCTTCACCGTGGCGGTGGTCGCCGGCCAGAGCGGCAGCAGCCTCGCCGTGGACCGGGCCGGAATCGGGCCCACCGGTCGACAGCCGGTCACCCGGCAACGGCTGGCCGGGGCGGTGCTCACCGTGCTCGCCGTCGGCCTGGCGGTCGGCGACCGGCTCGGCGAGCCGGGCGCTCTGGCGCTGGCCCTGCTGCCGCTGCTCGCCGGGGTGGGCATCGCGTGGCAGCAGGCCGTCAACGGCCGGGTCCGGGCGGCTGCCGACAGCGCGTTGACCGCCACGTTCGTCAACTTCGCCGTCGGCACGCTCACGCTGCTCGTCGCGTTCACCGCCGACATCGCCGTACGCGGCCTGCCCGGCGGCCAGCTACCGACCGAGCCGTGGCTCTACCTGGGTGGCCCGATCGGCATCATCTTCATCGCGATCGCCGCCGCGATCGTGCGCTTCACCGGCGTGCTGCTGCTCGGCCTGGCCACCATCGCCGGACAGATCGTGGGCGCGGTCCTGCTGGACCTGCTGCTGCCCACCGCGGCGTCGCACCCCGGCCTGAACACCCTGCTCGGGGCCGCGCTGACCATGGTGGCAGTGCTGATCGCCGCGCTGGCGCCTCCGCCCGCCGCCGACCGCAACCCGTCCGAGGGTCAGCGCGGCGGCGGGTAG
- the glpX gene encoding class II fructose-bisphosphatase has product MTNTRTRIPQDLDRNLALDLVRVTEAAAMAAGRWVGRGDKEGGDGAAVDAMRKLINSIQMRGVVVIGEGEKDNAPMLFNGEHVGDGTGPEVDVAVDPVDGTTLMSKGMPNALAVLAVSERGAMFDPSAVFYMEKLAVGPAYADVVDINAGVADNLRRIAKVKGTDVSEVTVCVLDRSRHDDLVAQIRRTGAGIRFISDGDIAGSIAAARGESDVDVLMGIGGTPEGIISACALKCMGGAMQAKLWPRDEQEREKAIAAGHDLDRVLGTDDLVTGDNCFFVATGVTTGDLLRGVRYRAGGAYTQSIVMRSKSGTIRVIDSYHRLEKLALYSAVDFDGRPLAEQE; this is encoded by the coding sequence ATGACGAACACCAGGACGCGGATCCCGCAGGATCTCGACCGAAACCTTGCCCTCGACCTGGTCCGGGTCACCGAGGCCGCGGCGATGGCCGCCGGGCGGTGGGTCGGCCGGGGCGACAAGGAGGGCGGCGACGGCGCCGCTGTCGACGCGATGCGCAAGCTGATCAACTCGATCCAGATGCGCGGTGTGGTGGTGATCGGCGAGGGCGAGAAGGACAACGCCCCGATGCTCTTCAACGGCGAACACGTCGGCGACGGCACCGGCCCGGAGGTGGACGTCGCCGTCGACCCGGTCGACGGCACCACCCTGATGAGCAAGGGCATGCCGAACGCCCTGGCGGTGCTCGCCGTCTCCGAGCGGGGCGCGATGTTCGACCCCAGCGCGGTGTTCTACATGGAGAAGCTCGCCGTCGGGCCCGCGTACGCCGATGTGGTGGACATCAACGCCGGGGTGGCCGACAACCTGCGCCGGATCGCCAAGGTCAAGGGCACCGACGTCTCCGAGGTGACCGTCTGCGTGCTGGACCGCAGCCGCCACGACGACCTGGTCGCGCAGATCCGCCGCACCGGAGCGGGCATCCGGTTCATCTCGGACGGGGACATCGCCGGCTCCATCGCGGCCGCCCGGGGCGAGTCGGACGTCGACGTGCTGATGGGGATCGGCGGCACCCCGGAGGGCATCATCTCGGCCTGCGCGCTCAAGTGCATGGGCGGAGCGATGCAGGCCAAGCTCTGGCCGCGCGACGAGCAGGAGCGGGAGAAGGCCATCGCCGCCGGCCACGACCTGGACCGGGTGCTGGGCACCGACGATCTGGTCACCGGTGACAACTGCTTCTTCGTCGCCACCGGAGTGACCACCGGGGACCTGCTGCGCGGGGTGCGCTACCGGGCCGGTGGCGCGTACACCCAGTCGATCGTGATGCGGTCGAAGAGCGGCACGATCCGGGTGATCGACTCGTACCACCGGCTGGAGAAGCTGGCGCTCTACTCCGCTGTCGACTTCGACGGTCGTCCGTTGGCCGAGCAGGAGTGA
- a CDS encoding DUF4245 domain-containing protein, whose translation MDPAQPADRVPDDRTPPDGQPPAGVTAGRGGEPAATRSTPPPPAAASGRSERSPKDMAISLLVLLVPIALLLAFYRGFLGGDQPTTVDPAPAIEQARAANVFPVSQPQGLGSDWSTVSARYQTVEGGANLRLGYLTPEGRGVQLLQSNVPAERLIPAELTSQSQPQGPTELAGRTWQLYTARGNQQALVLLEPARTVIIVGDARDNELRELAGSLR comes from the coding sequence GTGGATCCCGCACAGCCAGCCGACCGCGTACCCGATGACCGCACGCCGCCCGACGGCCAGCCGCCGGCCGGCGTCACCGCCGGTCGTGGTGGTGAGCCCGCCGCGACCAGGTCGACACCACCGCCACCGGCTGCGGCGTCCGGCAGGTCCGAGCGGTCACCGAAGGACATGGCCATCTCGCTGCTGGTGCTGCTCGTCCCGATCGCGCTGCTGCTCGCGTTCTACCGGGGCTTTCTCGGTGGTGACCAGCCCACGACGGTCGACCCGGCGCCGGCGATCGAGCAGGCCCGCGCGGCGAACGTCTTTCCGGTGAGCCAGCCGCAGGGGCTCGGTTCCGACTGGTCGACGGTCAGCGCGCGCTACCAGACCGTCGAGGGCGGTGCGAACCTCCGGCTCGGCTACCTCACCCCGGAGGGGCGCGGCGTCCAGCTCCTGCAGAGCAACGTCCCGGCCGAGCGGCTGATCCCCGCGGAGCTGACCAGCCAGAGCCAGCCGCAGGGCCCCACGGAGCTGGCCGGGCGCACCTGGCAGCTCTACACGGCCCGGGGCAACCAGCAGGCGTTGGTGCTGCTGGAGCCGGCCCGCACGGTGATCATCGTCGGTGACGCCCGGGACAACGAACTCCGCGAACTGGCCGGGTCGCTGCGCTGA
- a CDS encoding exodeoxyribonuclease VII small subunit: MTDDTKAGPDERLSYEQARAELASVVERLEAGGTSLEESLALWERGEALAVICQRWLDGARARIDAARQEQAS; this comes from the coding sequence ATGACTGACGACACGAAGGCCGGGCCGGACGAGCGGCTCAGTTACGAGCAGGCCCGCGCCGAGTTGGCCTCGGTGGTCGAGCGGCTGGAGGCCGGCGGCACGTCGCTGGAGGAGTCGCTGGCGCTCTGGGAGCGCGGCGAGGCGCTGGCGGTGATCTGTCAACGCTGGCTGGACGGCGCGCGGGCCCGGATCGACGCCGCCCGGCAGGAGCAGGCTTCCTGA
- the xseA gene encoding exodeoxyribonuclease VII large subunit: protein MSSSEGARSSAEEPWPVRVVSQKVGAWIAKLGWVWVDGQVAQISRRPGASTVFLTLRDPSADLSLTVTTNRDVLDAGAPELREGARVVLHAKPEFYAARGTLSLRADEIRQVGLGELLARLEKLKKLLAAEGLFDRARKRRLPFLPGRIGLITGRASAAERDVLTNARRRWPAVEFRTVNVAVQGPSAVPQIVDALRVLDADPSIDVIIIARGGGGIEDLLPFSDEALCRAVFGCRTPVVSAIGHETDAPLVDYVADVRASTPTDAAKRVVPDLTEEVRLIGQARHRLERAVRNLVDRETHRLDGLRSRPVLARPQVMVEHRATDLTALRQRAGRCLEHRLAAADDDLRHTLARLRALSPAATLDRGYAIVQRADGHVVRAAAEVGKGDPLRVRLADGELAATVDG, encoded by the coding sequence GTGAGTTCTAGTGAGGGGGCGCGGAGCAGCGCGGAGGAGCCCTGGCCGGTACGGGTGGTCAGCCAGAAGGTGGGGGCCTGGATCGCCAAGCTGGGCTGGGTCTGGGTGGACGGGCAGGTGGCGCAGATCAGTCGCCGACCCGGCGCCAGCACCGTCTTCCTCACCCTGCGCGACCCGTCGGCCGACCTGAGCCTGACCGTCACCACGAACCGGGACGTGCTGGACGCGGGCGCGCCGGAGCTGCGCGAGGGCGCGCGGGTGGTGCTGCACGCCAAGCCGGAGTTCTACGCCGCGCGGGGCACGCTCAGCCTGCGGGCCGACGAGATCCGCCAGGTGGGACTCGGCGAGCTGCTGGCCCGACTGGAGAAGCTCAAGAAGCTGCTCGCCGCCGAAGGGCTCTTCGACCGCGCCCGCAAGCGCCGGCTGCCGTTCCTGCCGGGCCGGATCGGCCTCATCACCGGCCGCGCGTCGGCCGCCGAGCGCGACGTGCTGACCAACGCCCGACGACGCTGGCCTGCGGTGGAGTTCCGGACGGTCAACGTGGCCGTGCAGGGCCCGTCCGCGGTGCCGCAGATCGTCGACGCGCTCAGGGTGCTGGACGCGGACCCGAGCATCGACGTGATCATCATCGCCCGGGGCGGCGGCGGCATCGAGGACCTGCTGCCCTTCTCCGACGAGGCGCTCTGCCGCGCGGTGTTCGGCTGTCGTACCCCGGTGGTCAGCGCGATCGGTCACGAGACGGACGCGCCCCTTGTCGACTACGTCGCCGACGTCCGCGCCTCCACCCCGACCGACGCGGCCAAGCGGGTCGTCCCCGACCTCACCGAGGAGGTACGCCTGATCGGCCAGGCCCGACACCGCCTCGAACGGGCGGTGCGCAACCTGGTGGACCGGGAGACGCACCGGCTCGACGGGCTGCGCTCCCGGCCGGTGCTGGCCCGACCCCAGGTGATGGTGGAACACCGGGCGACCGACCTCACCGCGCTACGGCAGCGCGCCGGCCGCTGCCTGGAACATCGGCTCGCCGCCGCCGACGACGACCTGCGCCACACGCTGGCGCGACTACGCGCGCTCTCCCCCGCCGCCACCCTCGACCGGGGGTACGCGATCGTGCAGCGCGCGGACGGGCACGTCGTCCGCGCGGCGGCCGAGGTCGGCAAGGGCGACCCGTTGCGGGTCCGGCTGGCCGACGGCGAGTTGGCCGCCACGGTGGACGGCTGA
- a CDS encoding 4-hydroxy-3-methylbut-2-enyl diphosphate reductase: MTEDLATPGTGKRVLLAKPRGYCAGVDRAVQTVEEALKLYGAPIYVRKQIVHNKHVVQTLEAQGAIFVEENEEVPEGATVIFSAHGVAPEVYEQARARSLKAIDATCPLVTKVHHEAKRFAAEDYDILLIGHEGHEEVIGTAGEAPAHIQLVDGPDDADKITVRDPAKVVWLSQTTLSVDETLETVARLKQRLPLLQSPPSDDICYATSNRQHVVKEIAPACDVVIVVGSTNSSNSVRLVEVALDAGARAGHLVDFAHEIDDAWLEGATTVGLTSGASVPDDLVQDVLAHLAARGFADVEEITTANERLTFSLPQELKRDMKAAAARG; this comes from the coding sequence GTGACTGAGGATCTGGCGACTCCGGGGACCGGCAAGCGCGTGCTGCTGGCCAAGCCGCGCGGTTACTGCGCGGGCGTCGACCGCGCGGTGCAGACCGTCGAGGAGGCGTTGAAGCTCTACGGCGCCCCGATCTACGTGCGTAAGCAGATCGTGCACAACAAGCACGTGGTGCAGACCCTGGAGGCGCAGGGCGCGATCTTCGTGGAGGAAAACGAGGAGGTGCCCGAGGGCGCCACCGTCATCTTCTCCGCCCACGGCGTCGCCCCCGAGGTCTACGAGCAGGCCAGGGCCCGCTCGCTGAAGGCGATCGACGCGACCTGCCCGCTGGTCACCAAGGTGCACCACGAGGCGAAGCGCTTCGCCGCCGAGGACTACGACATCCTGCTCATCGGTCACGAGGGGCACGAAGAGGTGATCGGCACCGCCGGCGAGGCCCCCGCGCACATCCAACTGGTGGACGGCCCGGACGACGCCGACAAGATCACCGTGCGCGACCCGGCGAAGGTGGTCTGGCTCTCCCAGACCACGCTCTCGGTCGACGAGACGCTGGAGACGGTCGCCCGGCTCAAGCAGCGGTTGCCGCTGTTGCAGTCCCCACCCAGCGACGACATCTGCTACGCCACCTCCAACCGGCAGCACGTGGTCAAGGAGATCGCCCCGGCCTGTGACGTGGTGATCGTCGTCGGCTCGACGAACTCCTCCAACTCGGTCCGTCTGGTCGAGGTGGCCCTGGACGCCGGTGCCCGCGCCGGTCACCTGGTCGACTTCGCGCACGAGATCGACGACGCCTGGCTGGAGGGGGCCACGACGGTCGGCCTGACCTCGGGCGCGAGCGTCCCGGACGACCTGGTCCAGGACGTGCTGGCCCACCTCGCCGCGCGGGGCTTCGCCGACGTCGAGGAGATCACCACCGCCAACGAGCGGCTGACCTTCTCGCTGCCGCAGGAGTTGAAGCGGGACATGAAGGCCGCCGCGGCCCGCGGCTGA
- a CDS encoding DNA recombination protein RmuC, producing the protein MDVSTLVLVIACLGAGGAAGWFAARSRSAADIARLDATLAATREGEGRLEQSMRALSYEATAQSQEAVARAVAPLHDTLRRYEQRVAELEHDRVDAYAELREQVRSMSTVSGELRTETKQLVAALRAPQVRGRWGEHQLRRIVEAAGMLEHCDFAEQVTAATDQQVVRPDLVVRLHGGRSVVVDAKAPFDAYLTAMEARDERGRDTHLDAHARHLRGHVDALAAKSYWSAFDSSPEFVVLFVPADPFLDVALQRDPTLLEHAFARNVVLATPATLVALLRTVAYSWRQEALARNAFAVHTLARELYGRLSTLGDHVGKLGSSLAGAVTAYNRAVGSLEARVLVSARKLAELGVSDDELATPAQVELTPRQPQAPELADPPELADPVDDGASVGDRLG; encoded by the coding sequence ATGGACGTCTCGACGCTGGTCCTGGTGATCGCGTGCCTCGGCGCGGGCGGTGCGGCGGGCTGGTTCGCGGCCCGGTCCCGGTCGGCGGCCGACATCGCCCGGCTCGACGCCACCCTCGCGGCGACCCGCGAGGGTGAGGGGCGGCTGGAGCAGTCGATGCGGGCGTTGAGCTACGAGGCCACCGCCCAGTCCCAGGAGGCGGTGGCGCGGGCGGTCGCGCCGCTGCACGACACCCTGCGCCGTTACGAGCAGCGGGTCGCCGAGCTGGAGCACGACCGGGTCGACGCGTACGCCGAGCTGCGCGAACAGGTCCGCTCGATGAGCACGGTCTCCGGGGAGCTGCGCACCGAGACCAAGCAGTTGGTGGCGGCGCTGCGCGCGCCGCAGGTGCGGGGGCGCTGGGGCGAGCACCAGCTCCGCCGGATCGTCGAGGCCGCCGGCATGCTGGAGCACTGCGACTTCGCCGAGCAGGTCACCGCCGCCACCGACCAGCAGGTCGTGCGGCCGGATCTGGTGGTCCGGCTGCACGGGGGCCGGTCGGTGGTGGTGGACGCCAAGGCGCCGTTCGACGCCTACCTGACGGCCATGGAGGCCCGCGACGAGCGTGGCCGGGACACCCACCTCGACGCGCACGCCCGGCACCTGCGCGGGCACGTCGACGCGCTGGCCGCGAAGTCATACTGGTCGGCGTTCGACAGCTCCCCCGAGTTCGTGGTGCTGTTCGTCCCCGCCGATCCGTTCCTCGACGTCGCGCTCCAGCGGGACCCGACGCTGTTGGAGCACGCCTTCGCCCGCAACGTGGTGCTCGCCACGCCGGCCACGCTCGTCGCCCTGCTCCGCACCGTCGCCTACTCCTGGCGGCAGGAGGCGCTGGCCCGCAACGCTTTCGCTGTGCACACCCTGGCCCGGGAGCTGTACGGCAGGCTGTCCACCCTGGGCGACCACGTGGGCAAGCTCGGCTCGTCGCTGGCCGGCGCGGTGACCGCGTACAACAGGGCGGTCGGCTCGCTGGAGGCCCGGGTGCTGGTCAGCGCCCGCAAGCTCGCCGAGCTGGGCGTCTCGGACGACGAGTTGGCCACGCCGGCCCAGGTCGAGTTGACGCCCCGGCAGCCACAGGCGCCCGAGCTGGCCGACCCGCCCGAGCTGGCCGACCCCGTCGACGACGGGGCATCGGTTGGCGATCGACTCGGGTGA